CCAGCGAGGCATCATTAAAATCCCCTTACCTGCAATGGCTTTTTGTAATAACCAATCCCCATTGTTAGACATTAAATAAGGTTCAGCAGAGACATCGCGCCACTGTCCTTTTATTTCACATAACCATGGTGTAGGCCCCATTGGAGTATTAAAGTATAAACCTTGGTGTTCCTTTAAATGTAATGCATCCGTTGGGTAACCAAACTCTTCTAGATAACAGGTTGCTGCTACAGGAATGAAATTATTATCCATTAATTTAATCGCGACCACTCGTTCATCAGGCGCATATCCGCCTCTGATAGCGAGATCGACTTCATCCCTACCGAGGGTTGTTAGCTCATCACTTAATGTCACATTTAGCGTGATTTGAGGATATAAAGTAGAAAACTCATCTAATAAAGGTAATAAAATTTGCTCACCAAAACCTACCGTTGAACTAATTTTTAATATGCCCATGGGTGTTGTTTGATATGAACGAACTGATTCATCAGTCACCTCTAGTGTTTTAATAATTTCACTAACTTGTTGGTAATAACTTTTTCCGATCTCAGTTAAAGTCAGTACACGTGTTGTTCTTTTTAATAATGTTGCCCCTAAGCTTTTCTCTAAATCAGCAACGCGTCTAGACAATGATGAAGGAGGTACAGAAAATACAGCGGCAGCTTTAGTAAAACTTCCTGTTTCAACAACTTGAACAAAATATTTAAGCGCACGTAACTGATCCATATTAATCCTTGCTGAATAATTTTATTACTATTTTCATTATTGTCTTTATAACAATAAAGATTAGCGAATTAGGCAATATATCTTACCTTATCGAATCGGCATAATAGTTTTATCGATTTCAACCAACATTCATTTAATCAGTGTTGGGTTAAACAAGAGGAACAAGCAATGACAACATTTACTGCAATAAACCTAGTTAAACACCACACAGGTAGCCATGTCGACAATTCGATGTTTAACGTGGTAGAAAAAGAAATACCAAATATAGAGCCTGGCCAAATACTGGTCAAACAAAACTATATGTCGTTAGATCCCGCAATGTTCGGCTGGATGACGCCAGATACCAATAGTTACATCCCGCCCGTTGAGTTAGGCGATGTGATGCGTAGTTCTGGTATTGGTGAAGTGACTGTCAGTAATCATCCAGATTTTGCTGTTGGCGATAGAGTCATGGGAATGATGGGATGGCAACAATATTATGTAGGCGATGGCAAAGGGCTTAATAAAGTAACCGCACCATTAGATGATGAAAGTATTTTATCCGTCTTCGCGTTACCTGGTTTAACTGCTACCCAAGGGTTATTTAATGTTGGTAAACCACAAAAAGGTGAAACCTTAATTGTCACTGGCGCAGCAGGTTCGGTTGGTTCTATTGTGGGGCAATTAGCAAAAGCTGAAGGTTTACGTGTTATTGGTGTTGTTGGTAGCCAAGAGAAAGCAGATTGGATCGTTAACGAACTTGGTTTTGATGCTGCAATCAATTATAAAAGTGACGATCTTGATCAACAATTAGCTATTGCAGCGCCCGACGGTATCGATGTTTTCTTTGAAAATACTGGCGGCCCAATTCAAAGCTTAATCATAGATCGTATGAATGCTCATGGTAGAGCCGTAGTCTGTGGTTTGATTTCAGATTATCACAGCGATGTGCCTGCTCCAGGTCCAAGCTGGTTAAACGTTATCAAACGTCGTATCACTATCCAAGGTTTTACAATGCCAGACCACTTTCATAAAGTACCTGAGTTATTAGAAAAACTAACACCTTATGTGATGGCAGGACAAATTAAACATCGCTCACATATACTTGAAGGTTTAGAATCAGCGATCGATGGCTTGAATTTATTCTCTACAGGCGCAAATAAAGGCAAATTGATTGTTAAACTATTCGATGATGAAAAATAATACCGAATAGTCATTACCTATTACCCGTTACTATATTTAAGGCTATACAGATACTTGTGTAGCTTTTTTTGTGCCCTGACTATTTGAGAATATGAAGTTGAATCAAAGGTTGAATGTAAAGATTAACCTAAACATCATTTCGCTATATATGTCTCCCTCAACTTCCTTTATTAAAAATAAAGTTAAATTAAAACCTTGAAAATTTCACTAACAAGATTAGACTATTTAATAACTAACCGACTGTTTAGATAACATTAGACAACACTATTTAGGTGTAAGCCATGGCTCGTAAAAAGAATTATGAAGACAATGATGTCATTGAAAAAGCGACTGAGCTTTTCTGGCGTAATGGCTATGAGAATACATCAATGAGTCTTTTAGAATCGACAATGGGCATTAATAAGTTCTCTATCTATTCGAGCTTCGGCAGTAAGCAAGGTGTCTTTTTACAAAGCTTAAGATGCTACCGAAATAAGCTATCCCCTGTTGTAATAAAACTCAAGCATAGCAACGATGGTCGTGCAGCAATCAAACAATATTTTTATGATTGCCTCGTAACCTATACAGATGCAAACTGTAGTAAAGGTTGCCTAATGACTAACACGAGAGCTGAACTTAGTGGTAATACCCGTGGCGATACTAATGTAGATATATTGAATGAGATAGATTCTTTTGTTCAATATCAAAAACAACTTTTCATTGATAAATTAATTTTCGATGGGGAAGACACAATTTCAGCCACCAAAAAAGCGAATTATCTGATTATTGCTAAACAAGCTATATCCAGTGCTTCTAAAGTGCACTCATTACATGAAATTAACGACTTTATCGACATTACCTTCAGTTCGATCTAACGATGAATAAAATAGTGTCCAAAACCACCCCTCATTTCTAACCAATCGTTTAGAAACAAGGGAATTTAAAGTTTATTTAAATCTTAGCGCAGTTAACACTTATCACCTTTAACCATTTTACTTACATAGCGAATAAAACGATGACTGATAAATTAGTAACTAACACGGTAATATTTTTGTTTGGATCGTTATTGTTTTTAGCAAATGGTGACAACTATGCAGCGGCCCCATTAATCGTTAACATTGCAGAAGATTTAGACTTTTCAGTTAATGCAGCGGCATCTTCTGTTACCGCCTATATGCTTGCATTTGGTGTATTTACTATCCTATTCGGTCCTTTATCTGACCGTTATGGCAAAGTATTCATTATTCATATTTCTACCATGGGAACCGCGATCTTTAGTATTTTAGGTGCCCTTGCCTATGACTTGCCTTCGCTTATCTTTTTCAGGGCTGTTAATGGTGCTTTTGCTGCCGGTTTATTACCAGTGGTACTCGCTTATTTAGGTCAAGCCACTAGCGATAGTGAACGACCGCAAGTCCTAACTCAAATAATGTCCTACGGATTCTTAGGAACGGCTACAGCAACACTCATAGGCGGTACCATTGCTCATCTTGGTTCCTGGAAGTTAGTTTATTTAACCTATGGAGTGATGGAATTGATTTTAGCCATAGTGATGTTAAAGATGATTAAAAGAGATCAGCCCGTTAGTAATAAAATTAATATTCTTTCCACCTATAAAAAAGTGTTAAGTCACAAAGGTGTGCTTTCATTACTGCCTTTATTTCTATTAATGGGTTTTACCGTGTTTGGCATTTTTACTTACACGGGTCAATTAATAACAGAGCGATTTGGCTATGACATCTTTATTGTCGGCGCAATGCTATCGCCTTTTGGCCTTGGTATTATTGTTGCTGGCAAAGCGATGCCAAGACTCAGAAAAAAATTGCAACAATACTATATGCCCTTTAATGGAACCTTAATTGCGTTAGCGTTATTAGGCTTATCTGCAACCAACAACCCTGTTCTATTTTGCTTATATCTATTTATGTTTGGTGCTGGTTTTATCTTATTTCAGCCTGTCTTTATTGCCAAAATACAAGAGCAAATACCACACATGAAAGGCTCAATTATGTCGATGGCTTCATTTGGCTTATTCACAGGTGGTGCAATAGGCACCACATTAAATGGCTTTATTATCAGTTCTTGGGGTATGACAAGCATGTTTTATACATCAGCGGTGATCATTTTCATCACAGGGTTTATTGCTAAAACAGTGATGTATAAACTTGAGGTGCCTGTTACAGCAAAAGCATGTTGTTAACAAAAAATATGCTTTTTACTAAAAAGAATAAATAACAAAGCCCAATAAATTTTTTAAAATGCACGACAAAGGAAATACAATGAAACGTAATACAGTATTATTTGATATCAACGAAACAGTACTTAACTTAAACAAACTTAAGCCAAAATTTCAACAAGCTTTTGCAGATGAATCAGTATTAGGACTTTGGTTTTCAACGTTATTACACTCATCAACCGTTTGTGCAGTAACAGGACTTAAAACTGAGTTTGCGACATTAGCAGGCGATATACTTAACAATGTAGCTGCACGTAAAGGTGTCAATTTATCAGATCAAACACGCGATGATATTTTAGCCACTTTTGCTAGCCTCAATGCACATGATGATATCAAACCAGCGTTAACTAAGTTACGTGACAGCGGTTACGAAACGATTGCCTTTTCAAATTCATCGTTAGCACTTATCAAAAAACAAATAGAAAATGCGGGTTTAAGCAGTTATTTTTCAAAAGTGGTTTCAGTAGAAGAAACAGGCAGCTTTAAGCCAGATCCTAAAGTATATCAGTTTGTTGCAGACCTTTTAGAACAACCAATCAGTTCACTTCGTTTAGTCGCTACCCATGACTGGGATACACATGGTGCAATGTCTTCAGGCATGTTAGCCGCTTACATTGATAGAGCAGGCACGCCTTATAATCCTCAATATTTAAAGCCAAGTATTATCGAAAAGAACATGAATGATATTGTTGGCCAAATTATCAATGACGATAAATAAAGCCTGATCTAACAGTAAATAATCAATAACTACTTACTGATAACAATTTGCCGATAACAATTTACCGATAACAAGTATTACCGCATATTATTAAGTCTTTGTATTTAAACCTATGCGGTGAATATTAACCCTACTTTGCTCGCTAAAACATCCTCCAATTAAAACTTCCTTTTTATTCACCGAACACAGTAATTGAGTAGATTGAACTCCATTCAACACACAGACATTTAGACGCGTTCGTGTATGTCGTTATCAAAAAACTACAGTGAATTAATATTTAACATAAGTGAAAAATAAATGAGTTTAAGTTTGAGCCATTTTATTTATTGAAAAATAGTGATAAAAAAAGGATTGCCCTCTTTCGAGTACAATCCTTAATTTATATGAGTTTTGGCTTAAGGTAATTTTTGTAGAATGAGTATTAAATATTATTAACACTTCATACTATTTTAAATATCAAAAAACCAATTTTGCTCAGTGATCTAAACGTTACTCACTTGAATAAATTCAACTGGTTCAGTTGTCATTGCATCTAGTGGTGGAGCAAAGTCAGTTAATTTGATGCCTTTAACAGCATTTTTGTACTCTTCCATGGTTGGTGTACGACCAAGGATAGTTGAAAGTACAACAACTGGAGTAGATGATAATAGAGACTCACCTTTTTTACCTTCAGTATCTTCAACAACACGGCCTTGGAAAAGACGCGTTGAAGTTGCCATTACAGTATCACCCTTCTCTGCTTTCTCTTGGTTACCCATACAAAGGTTACATCCTGGACGTTCAAGATACATGATATTTTCGTATTTAGTACGAGCAGACTCTTTTGGAGCATCATCATTAAACTCAAAACCAGCATACTTCTTAAGTACGTCCCAATCACCTTCAGCTTTAAGCTCATCAACAATATTGTATGTTGGTGGCGCAATCACTAATGGCGCTTTAAAGTGGATTTTACCGCTTTCATCTTCTAAGTTTCTCAGCATTTGAGAAATTATCTTCATGTCGCCTTTATGCACCATACATGATCCAACAAATCCAAGGTCTACTTGTTTCTCTCCTTTATAGAAAGAAACAGGACGAATGGTGTCATGAGTATAACGCTTAGAAACATCTGCATTATTAACATCTGGGTCAGCAATCATTGGCTCATCAAGTTGGTCTAAATCAACAATTAGCTCAGCAAAGTATTTAGCATTATTGTCTGGTGCAAGTGCCGCTTTTTCACCTGACTTGATCTCATTGATACGCTTATCAGCGATTGCAATTAAGCCTTTAAGAGTTTCAATTTGGTTATCCATACCTTTATCAATCATGATTTGGATACGGCTTTTTGAGATTTCTAAAGACTCAACCAATGTGTCATCTTGTGAAATACAGATTGATGCTTTAGCTTTCATTTCAGCAGTCCAATCGGTAAATGTAAACGCTTGGTCAGCCAATAAAGTACCTATATGTACTTCAATAACACGACCTTGGAATACGTTATCACCAAACTGTTTAAGCATTTGAGCTTGAGTGGCATGAACAACATCACGGAAATCCATGTAGTCTTTCAACTCACCTTTAAAGGTAACTTTAACAGACTCAGGGATTGGCATAGTTGCTTCACCGGTAGCTAGCGCAAGACCAACTGTTCCAGAATCGGCACCGAAAGCAACACCTTTAGACATACGAGTATGTGAGTCGCCACCGATAATAATAGCCCAATCATCAACAGTGATATCATTAAGTACTTTATGGATAACGTCTGTCATTGGACGATAAACGCCCTTAGGGTCACGTGCAGTAATAAGACCAAACTTATTCATGAACGCCATTAATTTAGGAATGTTTGCTTGCGCTTTATTATCCCAAACAGACGCGGTATGACAACCTGATTGGTAAGCACCATCAACGATAGGAGAAATAACTGTAGCAGCCATAGACTCAAGTTCTTGAGAAGTCATTAATCCAGTCGTATCTTGTGAACCAACGATATTAACTTGAACACGAACATCAGAGCCCGCATGTAAAGCCGCTTTAGACATTACGCCCACTGCATTTTTGTTGAAGATCTTTTCAACAGCAGTCAGACCTTGACCTTCATGAGAGATCTCTTGAGAAGGCGCATATACTAGCTCTAGTGGAACACCTAGTGTTTCAGCAGCAAAAGTTTGTAGTTTCTTACCGAATACAATCGCGTAAGAACCACCGGCTTTCATAAACTCAACAGCTTGAGGCGAGAAAGCAGAAGAAACATCAGCCAATTCTTTATCGCCGTTATATAGTTTTTTCTCTTTAGTATTAATAGTAAGCACAGTACCTGTTTCAACAGAGTAAGTCTGTTCTAGTACTGGGTCGCCGCTTTCATTTAAAATAGTTTTGCCATCAGCATCTACTTTCTTAACCCAGTTTTTAAGATCTAAACCAATACCACCTGTTACACCAACCGTTGTTAAAAATATTGGTGAAATACCATTTGTACCAGCAACAACCGGTGCAAAGTTAACAAATGGAATATAAGGACTTGCTTGTTCACCAGCCCATAGTGCCACGTTGTTCACGCCAGACATACGAGATGAACCAACACCCATTGTGCCTTTTTCAGCAATTAGCATGACTTTTTTGCCAGGGTATTTTTTTTGTAACGCTTGAATTTCGTCTTGCGCTTCAGGTGTGATCATACACTTACCGTGTAATTCACGATCTGAACGAGAGTGAGCTTGGTTACCAGGAGAGAGTAAATCCGTTGAAATATCGCCTTCAGCGGCAATATAAGTCACTACATCAATTGTTTCAGCAATTTCAGGTAGTTTAGTGAAGAAGTCTGCACGAGCATAACTTTCAAGAATATCTTTAGCAATCGCATTACCAGCTTTAAATGCAACTTCAAGACGTTCTGTATCCGCTTCATATAGGAATACTTGCGTTTTTAATACTTCTGCTGCAGGCGTTGCTACTGAAGCGTCATCTGAAAGGGCTAAATCAAGAAGCACTTCAACCGAAGGACCCCCTTTCATGTGAGATAACAATTCAAAAGCGAATTCTGGTGTAATTTCAGCAACAACAGATTGACCAAGAATGATTTCTTTTAAAAATTGTGATTTAACACCAGCCGCACTAGTCGTACCAGGCAAAGTGTTATAGATGAAGAAATTAAGTGAAGCTTCACGATGTTCATTACCAGTATCTTTGATTTGAGTGATGATCTCAGCTAACAAGTCACCTTTATCAATTGGTAGTGGATGTAGACCTTCAACTTTACGATCTTCTATTTCATTTAAGTAATCTAAATACAGGCTCATTTATACCTCTAATAATAACAATAATTTAACATACGTAACATTATATACCATAAACATGAATAATAGATAGCCACTCAGCTCTCAGATAAAACGATATAATTCAATAAAATGAAGCTCTAAATCATCCATATGATTATCATTATCAGTAACAAGAAAAACAAACATAAAACATTTGATTAACATGTTTAATAAAACAAATGTATTCATCATTAGTTTGTGTTTTTTTGAATAAATAAGGCATCTAATTCCTTAGTAATATAAAGGATATTAAAATCCTTTGATACTAAATTAAACAATCTGTTTAATAAAACACCCACCAGCATAGAGAGACTTGATTTATATCAGCTCGCTCAATAAACTGAATTTAAATATTATTAATCTATTATTTGGCTTTTTACTGCTTGATTGCTTAAATCATCTTTAATTATTCATTAACTTATTGGCAAAATAACAATGCTTTTTAAAGGCATGGATTTAGAGGAAATAAGATGCAAGAAATATACTTAGCTGGCGGGTGTTTGTGGGGAGTCCAAGAATATTTAAGGCACGTACCCGGCATTGCGTTTACAGAAGTGGGCAGAGCAAATGGCAAAACTCAACAGCTAGATGGGGATTACGATGGTTATGCCGAATGTGTTAGAACTCAATTTGATCCAAGCATCATTTCTTTAGAGCAATTAATTTCCTGTTATTTTGAAATCATTGACCCATACAGCATTAATAAACAAGGTATTGATGTTGGCGAAAAATATCGTACCGGCATTTACTCCACTTCATTACTTCATCTAGCTGACGTTAATGAGATAATTAGCAGCAGAAGTGATCATGAAAAAATTGCAGTAGAAGTTCAACCATTAACAAACTATATAAAAAGCGCAGACGAGCATCAAGATAGATTACAAAACTTCCCCGATGACTATTGTCACATTCCTATAGAAAAGCTTTACAAGTACAAAAAATAGATAGCCAACGTGAAGCACGCTTTTCAATAACTGTTATACAAAATACACATAAATTAACAGGGAAATTTAGCGACTTAAGAACACTACCTTTTCTCTGTTAACTTATTTAAGACATAAGTATTAAAAACAGCATAAATGCATAATTAATAATGAACCTTCAATAATCGAAGACCCATTAGTTAAAAGTAAAATAGTTAAAAACGTGCAATTAAAGCTGAAATAACTGAATCACTTTTGCCGACCCAACTCTAAATGAGGGGCTCAACGCATCAGCTTCTTTCATGTGCAATGTTTGATCATGTAAAGTTAACGCATCTTGTGATTTCCATGACTCTATTAATACAAATTGAACTTCACTACCCGTTACTCGGCTCATTTCATATTGTAAACAACCTGATTCAGCTAATACTAAAAGCTTAAGTTTATTGTATAGCGCAATTTGTTGATCTGCTTGTCCAGTCTGAACTTCAATTAATATCACTAATTTTATTTCTCTGTTCATTTCAATCCCTATCTCTTATTTCAAATAAGCTAAACTGTATTATTGATTAATCAATGTGTTCATTCTTGACCCATTTTAGCTGTGTAATATGGGTTATGTAGTGTTAGTTATATAGCGTTAGTTACATAGCCTTAGTTAATGAGCTTTCAACTAACGTGACTTTAATTAACGGGTAGATTCAACTCTGAAGTGCTCAATATTGCCAATGACTGCGCTTCCACTTTAAAGATACAGACTCATTCAATATGAAAAAGCCAATTGGATATAAAAAACTAATTCAATATAAAAAATAATGTTCCGATCGTCATTGCGCCCATCGTATAATTAAACACTTTTTTACGCTTAATCGTCGTTAACCGCTGTGCAATACCGACACCAAGGTAAGCCCATAAACTGATCGCAATAAATCCATTTAAAGCAAAGCACAACATGATCCATAAACCTGATTCAAGGTATTGTTCGCCTGCTAACGTAAAAGTACTGATACTCCCGACACACATTGCCCACGCTTTAGGGTTTACAAACTGAAAACAAGCAGCACCTAATATAGTCATAGGTTTAGTATTTGTTTGTGCGTTATTGATTGAACCAGGATCTGTCGATGCTGTAGTGATTTTCCAAGCAAGCCAGAACAGATAAAGGCTGCCTAATACTTTTAATACATTATAGATATCAGGATAACGTTCGAGCACCGCACCTAACCCCAGTAGAACTGACGCCAATAAACTAGCAATACCTAATAAAATACCAAAGACATGCGGTAATGTCTTTTGATAACCAAACTGAGCACCCGATGCTAATAACATAATGTTATTAGGTCCAGGCGTCACCGACATGACAAAAGCAAATAAAGAGATGGCTAGCAACAAAGAGATATCCATATTAAGCCCCCCTTAATAGCTGGCTAAATAATCTATTGAGTGGCTGACTTAAGAGATTAATTTTCATCTCTTTATTGATATCCGCTTTTAACGCACTTAACTTGTTAACCCAAACTAACTTAAATGAATTTTTACTTAACTCATGTTTAATCTCTTCAGGTGTTTTTCCAATATCTTCAATCAAATACAAAGGCAAATCATTTAATTGCTGTCGGGTCTGGTATTGCCTTATTAATCTACTTATTGTGTTTCTAGTATTCATCACAATCATCCTTTTATTAAACAATTATATAATTCGCTTAGCTGAGGGTTGAAGGCTGAACTAAGCGACTAGAAACCATTGTAGACAAGCTCCATTTTCAATACAGACTCAATTTTATTTAATTTTTAGATACAGATAATTATAATTACTGGCTGTATGTTGATTTTATGACCTATCTGTATGGTTAAATGTTTCAAATATCGTTTAATATAAAACTGTATCCAAAAATAACGACAGGGCATAATGCTAAAAGGGAGATGGAAAATGAAGTTATACGATAAAGTGGCGAATAGTTTACGTGAAAATATACATAGCGGCTTATTTGTTGAAGGCGACAAATTACCTTCTATTCGTCAATTAGTCGCTGAACATAACGTCAGTATCTCCACGGTACAACAAGCTTATCATCAACTTGAAATGGAAGGCTTAATAGAAGCAAGACCAAAATCAGGTTATTTTGTTGCATATAAAACCACAACGCCTACCTTGCCGATCACTTCTCGTCCAGCACAGCGTCCTATTGATGTATCTCAATGGCAAGATGTTTTAGAAGTATTACTCGCAAAAGAAGATGTCTCTACGACTCAATTACAACATGCAATGCCAAACATGAGTGTGCCGAGTTTGAATCCTTTATTAAAAAAAATGTCATCATTAATGCGCCATCAAGTAGCGCTCAGCCTTCCCTATGGCAATATTAAAGGCACATTACAACTGCGAGAGCAGATAGCCAAATTAGCCATTAACTCAGGTTGCGTATTACATCCTGACGATCTGGTTATCACATCAGGTTGCCAAGAAGGTTTATCAGTGTGTTTACGTTCCGTCACAGAACCAGGTGATATAGTGGCCATTGAGTCGCCAAGTTTTTATGGTTCAATGCAAGCGATCAAAGCGGCTAACTTAAAAGCAATTGAAATCCCAACCAATGCAGAAAATGGATTAAGTTTAGCGGCATTAGAATTAGCACTCGACCAATGGCCTATTAAAGCTATTTTAGTCACGCCAACCGCTAACAACCCAATGGGATATAGCATGCCTGAAGCTGATAAAAAACGACTTTATCAGCTCGCTCAAAGTTACGATATCAGCATTATTGAAGATGATATTTATGGCGACATTAGTTACCAATCCCCTCGACCTAAAACAATAAAATCCTTTGATGAAGATGGTCGCGTTTTATTATGCAGTTCATTTTCAAAAACCGTCGCACCAGGAATACGCGTAGGCTGGATTGCACCGGGTCGATATCGCGATAAAGTAACCCATGTCAAATACGTCAGTAGTTCAATGTGTCCGACATTGCCGCAACTGGCTATAGCAGATTTTATTGAATCAGGGGCTTATAATCGCCATACGCGTAAAGTACGTTTGCTTTACAAACAAGGACGAGATCACCTCATTAAATGTATTAAACAATACTTTCCAAAAGATACTCGTATCAGTTTTCCACAAGGAGGTTATGTTTTATGGGTAGAGCTCAACAAAAAGTTTGATGCCGTAAAATTAGCCACTCAATGTAAAGGTGGCGACGTCAGTATTGCACCTGGCACTCTGTTTTCTGCGACAGGAAAATATCGACATTGTATGCGCTTAAACTTTAGTGAAAAAACTGAAATTGAACGTGAGCAAGCTATTGGTAAATTAGGGTTTTACATCGAGCAACAAAAGGAAAATAACCAATAAACTTAATGGGTGTTTTACTAATATTCCGCTATCATGCGTTTCCAAAAATAACGTGAAGTTTGTTTATCGTTAAACCGATTTCATAAGACTATTGAATTAAAACAACAACTGCATAGCTTAAATAAAGCATAGCAGGAATTCTGAAAACTAGACTAAACATGTTTTGAAACAGAGACTAAAGTTGAAGCCTAATCCTAAACAGAGTTCAGAACCTAGTCTCAAAAAAAGACTAAAACGTATATCAAAAAACAAACGAGAAAATAGCGAAAATCGAGCATTTAGCGACATCGAATTTAAAAATAGAATAAAGGCAGCAACGGTAAATGGTTAGTAATTTAAATCACTTAAAAAACGAATATGATCAGCAAGGTTACTTCGTTATACAAAATTATTTTACTGAGGCTGAAATATCAGCATTAAGAGAAACAATACTCATCTTCCATGAGACATGGAAAGTAGATAATGAAACCTTCTTCAAAAAAGAAGCCTTTAACTCTTCATTAATAACTGGAAGCCAATATTTACAAAGCCAAGATCGTTTAAAATTATTTAACTTCATCAGTTCAAGAAAAATGATGAACATCATCAGTACAGTGATAACAAACGATCCCTCTTTTATGAATACACAATTATTTTTTAATCCACAACGTCGCCAACAAGAAAACTTTTGGCACCGTGACTGTCAATACGATCATCATATTGAAGGTCAGAAAAAAGCCATTCAAGATACCCAAGTTGTGCACTTTCGTGTTCCATTATTCGATGAACCCGGTATGGAGTTAGTTCCTGGTTCTCATAAACAGTGGGACACTCAGGAAGAGTTAGATGTTCGCCTTGCAAGAAAACGTAAATTTAGCAGCGATGATC
Above is a genomic segment from Psychromonas sp. L1A2 containing:
- a CDS encoding LysR family transcriptional regulator, coding for MDQLRALKYFVQVVETGSFTKAAAVFSVPPSSLSRRVADLEKSLGATLLKRTTRVLTLTEIGKSYYQQVSEIIKTLEVTDESVRSYQTTPMGILKISSTVGFGEQILLPLLDEFSTLYPQITLNVTLSDELTTLGRDEVDLAIRGGYAPDERVVAIKLMDNNFIPVAATCYLEEFGYPTDALHLKEHQGLYFNTPMGPTPWLCEIKGQWRDVSAEPYLMSNNGDWLLQKAIAGKGILMMPRWALSAYLATGQLVELDIKPRLTVTQNPNLGLFLLYQKQHYQVPKLKAAIDFLVARIKAINV
- a CDS encoding TetR/AcrR family transcriptional regulator; this encodes MARKKNYEDNDVIEKATELFWRNGYENTSMSLLESTMGINKFSIYSSFGSKQGVFLQSLRCYRNKLSPVVIKLKHSNDGRAAIKQYFYDCLVTYTDANCSKGCLMTNTRAELSGNTRGDTNVDILNEIDSFVQYQKQLFIDKLIFDGEDTISATKKANYLIIAKQAISSASKVHSLHEINDFIDITFSSI
- a CDS encoding bifunctional aconitate hydratase 2/2-methylisocitrate dehydratase: MSLYLDYLNEIEDRKVEGLHPLPIDKGDLLAEIITQIKDTGNEHREASLNFFIYNTLPGTTSAAGVKSQFLKEIILGQSVVAEITPEFAFELLSHMKGGPSVEVLLDLALSDDASVATPAAEVLKTQVFLYEADTERLEVAFKAGNAIAKDILESYARADFFTKLPEIAETIDVVTYIAAEGDISTDLLSPGNQAHSRSDRELHGKCMITPEAQDEIQALQKKYPGKKVMLIAEKGTMGVGSSRMSGVNNVALWAGEQASPYIPFVNFAPVVAGTNGISPIFLTTVGVTGGIGLDLKNWVKKVDADGKTILNESGDPVLEQTYSVETGTVLTINTKEKKLYNGDKELADVSSAFSPQAVEFMKAGGSYAIVFGKKLQTFAAETLGVPLELVYAPSQEISHEGQGLTAVEKIFNKNAVGVMSKAALHAGSDVRVQVNIVGSQDTTGLMTSQELESMAATVISPIVDGAYQSGCHTASVWDNKAQANIPKLMAFMNKFGLITARDPKGVYRPMTDVIHKVLNDITVDDWAIIIGGDSHTRMSKGVAFGADSGTVGLALATGEATMPIPESVKVTFKGELKDYMDFRDVVHATQAQMLKQFGDNVFQGRVIEVHIGTLLADQAFTFTDWTAEMKAKASICISQDDTLVESLEISKSRIQIMIDKGMDNQIETLKGLIAIADKRINEIKSGEKAALAPDNNAKYFAELIVDLDQLDEPMIADPDVNNADVSKRYTHDTIRPVSFYKGEKQVDLGFVGSCMVHKGDMKIISQMLRNLEDESGKIHFKAPLVIAPPTYNIVDELKAEGDWDVLKKYAGFEFNDDAPKESARTKYENIMYLERPGCNLCMGNQEKAEKGDTVMATSTRLFQGRVVEDTEGKKGESLLSSTPVVVLSTILGRTPTMEEYKNAVKGIKLTDFAPPLDAMTTEPVEFIQVSNV
- a CDS encoding MFS transporter, which encodes MTDKLVTNTVIFLFGSLLFLANGDNYAAAPLIVNIAEDLDFSVNAAASSVTAYMLAFGVFTILFGPLSDRYGKVFIIHISTMGTAIFSILGALAYDLPSLIFFRAVNGAFAAGLLPVVLAYLGQATSDSERPQVLTQIMSYGFLGTATATLIGGTIAHLGSWKLVYLTYGVMELILAIVMLKMIKRDQPVSNKINILSTYKKVLSHKGVLSLLPLFLLMGFTVFGIFTYTGQLITERFGYDIFIVGAMLSPFGLGIIVAGKAMPRLRKKLQQYYMPFNGTLIALALLGLSATNNPVLFCLYLFMFGAGFILFQPVFIAKIQEQIPHMKGSIMSMASFGLFTGGAIGTTLNGFIISSWGMTSMFYTSAVIIFITGFIAKTVMYKLEVPVTAKACC
- a CDS encoding NADP-dependent oxidoreductase, with amino-acid sequence MTTFTAINLVKHHTGSHVDNSMFNVVEKEIPNIEPGQILVKQNYMSLDPAMFGWMTPDTNSYIPPVELGDVMRSSGIGEVTVSNHPDFAVGDRVMGMMGWQQYYVGDGKGLNKVTAPLDDESILSVFALPGLTATQGLFNVGKPQKGETLIVTGAAGSVGSIVGQLAKAEGLRVIGVVGSQEKADWIVNELGFDAAINYKSDDLDQQLAIAAPDGIDVFFENTGGPIQSLIIDRMNAHGRAVVCGLISDYHSDVPAPGPSWLNVIKRRITIQGFTMPDHFHKVPELLEKLTPYVMAGQIKHRSHILEGLESAIDGLNLFSTGANKGKLIVKLFDDEK
- a CDS encoding haloacid dehalogenase type II; this translates as MKRNTVLFDINETVLNLNKLKPKFQQAFADESVLGLWFSTLLHSSTVCAVTGLKTEFATLAGDILNNVAARKGVNLSDQTRDDILATFASLNAHDDIKPALTKLRDSGYETIAFSNSSLALIKKQIENAGLSSYFSKVVSVEETGSFKPDPKVYQFVADLLEQPISSLRLVATHDWDTHGAMSSGMLAAYIDRAGTPYNPQYLKPSIIEKNMNDIVGQIINDDK